A DNA window from Chloracidobacterium sp. contains the following coding sequences:
- a CDS encoding circularly permuted type 2 ATP-grasp protein, translating into PYILYGEDIFVLPGGLTRVALRRGSLVVNSSQGGGSKDTWVLADDEATRS; encoded by the coding sequence CCGTACATCCTCTACGGCGAGGACATCTTCGTGTTGCCGGGCGGGCTGACGCGCGTGGCGCTGCGCCGCGGCTCACTGGTCGTCAACTCCTCGCAGGGCGGCGGTAGCAAGGACACGTGGGTGCTGGCCGACGACGAAGCAACGCGGTCATAG